The DNA sequence CCATCAGGCTGCCCTTGATTGCGCCATGTTTTTGGATGGCTTGGACCGCATAGTTCGAGCAGGTCGGATAATACCGGCAGCTCGGCGGGAACAGCGGGGATATCACTTTCTGGTAACCACGTATCAACCCTATAAAAATTTTCTTCATGGCGGCTTCCTTTCTGGCTTTATACTGCTATTTTACCCTTTTTTCGCCTAAAATAAAATAATACCGTTTGCTGAAGATAAAAGGACTTTCGCTGCCGCTATTTTTTTTTGGAACTATTTGGTAGAATACCTATATATCGGCACTTGCCGAAATGCATATATAAAAAGAGGTTGAGCTGAAATGCAAACACAAAAAAATAAAACCTACCGCATCGCCATTCTCGGCATTCTGTCCGCGTTCATCATTATTCAGACATTCGTTCCCTTCCTGGGCAATATCCCGATTCCGCCATTGAATCCGACCATCATCCACATCACGGTCATCGTTGCCGCTTTTGTCCTGAGCACGAAGGACGGCATGCTCGTCGGGCTTGTCTGGGGATTGGCGCGCATGTTCAAAGCCTATACGCTGCCGGCTTCCCCGTTGGATCTGCTGCTCTGGACCAATCCGATCATCGCAGTCGTTCCGCGTGTCATGGTAGGGCTTGTCGCAGGACTTGTTTTCCATGCTTTCCTGAAGCGCAAAAAGGAGAAAGTCGGGATGGTCATCGCTGCCGTTTTGGGATCCTTGACCAACACAGTGCTTGTCTTGGGATTCATCGCCCTGTTCTATGGCAATGAATACGCCACAGCCCTGAATGTGGATCCTTCCAATCTGCTGAAGGTATTGGCCGGCATCGTCGCAACCAACGGACTCGGTGAAGCCGTCGCCGCTGGGTTGATCGCCCCATTCATCGCCAAAGCCCTGATGAAAGTCAGAAGAAAATAAGCAAAAAACGATGAGCCTCCGTGGCTCATCGTTTTTATTTGGATTTCACTGCAATACCGGTTGGATGGCAAGCCACCCTTTGATGAGGGTCGGCATATTCAGGAACAC is a window from the uncultured Trichococcus sp. genome containing:
- a CDS encoding ECF transporter S component → MQTQKNKTYRIAILGILSAFIIIQTFVPFLGNIPIPPLNPTIIHITVIVAAFVLSTKDGMLVGLVWGLARMFKAYTLPASPLDLLLWTNPIIAVVPRVMVGLVAGLVFHAFLKRKKEKVGMVIAAVLGSLTNTVLVLGFIALFYGNEYATALNVDPSNLLKVLAGIVATNGLGEAVAAGLIAPFIAKALMKVRRK
- the yidD gene encoding membrane protein insertion efficiency factor YidD — translated: MKKIFIGLIRGYQKVISPLFPPSCRYYPTCSNYAVQAIQKHGAIKGSLMGIARILRCHPFVKGGYDPVPEQFSIRRNKEDEHNHSEHEHLHEH